The Homo sapiens chromosome 5, GRCh38.p14 Primary Assembly genome includes a window with the following:
- the LOC124900189 gene encoding uncharacterized protein LOC124900189, whose amino-acid sequence MWKMGYSGWILRREKQHQFYVRDAGTSQRSLVFLTLGWPERGLWGPCPGAEGALSRAGQVVRAPGPGCLERDDWAWPLGTCSDKTPRSPLLSPCRSSPGNMGSSSFCLCAPDSGTLERRNTTPQAPPASPAVLRPQGKPPLQAGGRGWPGLPPAEPHLRESWGGPPRLRPCSRLLHTKPCESVRESCGKTRHGIGVTSVPRHEVESITLCELNTGQARCESEPGTWPDEGCVQLSHPRHVSTAKPSLSQQLLCNVESPVAPRMAGGGGLGTELGRHPRPLFLPVPSLPSEDQMRVSRKENMARPSSSAQAGLERTPV is encoded by the exons ATGTGGAAAATGGGGTATTCGGGGTGGATATTGAGAAGAGAGAAGCAACACCAATTCTATGTGCGAGACGCTGGCACTTCCCAGCGTAGCCTTGTGTTCCTGACCCTGGGGTGGCCTGAGCGTGGCCTGTGGGGCCCGTGTCCAGGTGCGGAGGGGGCCCTGAGTCGTGCGGGGCAAGTGGTCAGGGCCCCAGGCCCAGGCTGCCTGGAGCGAGATGACTGGGCCTGGCCCCTGGGGACTTGCTCTGACAAAACCCCCCGGTCCCCACTCCTGAGCCCCTGCAGGAGCAGCCCTGGGAACATGGGGAGCAGCTCCTTCTGCCTATGTGCTCCGGACTCAGGAACTCTGGAGAGAAGAAACACAACCCCACAGGCCCCGCCTGCCTCTCCTGCAGTCTTGAGGCCCCAGGGAAAGCCCCCACTGCAGGCAGGGG GACGTGGCTGGCCTGGTCTGCCCCCAGCTGAGCCTCACCTGAGGGAGAGCTGGGGTGGGCCGCCTCGTTTACGACCGTGTAGTCGTCTTTTGCACACAAAGCCATGTGAGTCCGTACGTGAGTCCTGTGGAAAGACAAGACATGGAATAGGAGTGACGTCCGTCCCCAGGCATGAAGTGGAGAGCATCACGCTGTGTGAGTTAAACACTGGCCAAGCACGGTGTGAGTCGGAGCCGGGGACCTGGCCAGATGAGGGCTGCGTGCAGCTTTCACACCCCAGGCACGTGAGCACCGCCAAGCCCAGCCTCAGCCAGCAGCTGCTCTGCAATGTGGAGTCACCAGTGGCCCCAAGGATGGCAGGTGGGGGTGGCCTTGGGACTGAATTAGGCCGACACCCAAGGCCTCTGTTCCTTCCCGTCCCTTCTCTCCCTTCGGAGGATCAAATGAGAGTTTCTAGGAAAGAAAACATGGCCAGGCCCTCCTCCAGCGCCCAGGCAGGGCTCGAGCGGACGCCCGTGTGA